The Etheostoma spectabile isolate EspeVRDwgs_2016 chromosome 9, UIUC_Espe_1.0, whole genome shotgun sequence DNA segment GCACTTGTTCTGTTGCACTTAAAATACtagtttctgtctttttaatgttttaaggTTGTTACTATACCTGTTGATGCAGACGCACTGCTCATTGTGGGTGTGTGCGCTTCTCGTGGTGTTGCTTAACAAGCTGCATTCTACTCTTGCATcatgttcaaataaatataataatagagTAATAATTGGAGTACCAAAATAATACGTATTTCAAATTGATATGTACAAAAGGAAAGAGTGCATGTGTATGGACTATTGTCTGAGAATCTGCcctttgtaattttattttaaacgtTTTTCCTCCATTGTTTACAGGTATTGAGGGGATTAGCCTACCTGCGGGAGAAGCACCAGATCATGCACAGAGGTAAGGGTGTTCTCTAGTCGAAGTCAAGTAAATTTGCTCTCAAAATCCCTTGTGCAATATTTTCCAGAATTGCATACATagtgtttagtttaaaaaaagaaaaagaaaaggtgacTACGCTTATTTTCTGGGTTACATTGATGATGATCAGGGTGTATGTGGACATTAAGTTGTGGAGTGTGTGTCACACTACAGTTTAATTTGCACATTTCACAGATTGTTATCACAAGCATTGTATTTAATGCACTGTTTATCACACAATCACTCTTTGGGTTATTTATTGGCTTAAAGCTGGAGTGCAAAACTTTTGTTCCTCTCTGGCAGTGAGCGGAATTACACAAATGCTGTTGATGTGCTTAAGAAAAGAAGTGGGATTAATAATAACGCATCGCAGTGGTGTCACTTCCTGCCTGTCAAGGTGTTAGGTAATACAGGTAGACTGACATACCGTGTAACCAATCAGAAAACCAAAATAAGCAGCTACGCTGTGAAGATCTGTAGGTGAATGAGTGAGCAAGGTTGGTTGACTACACTTTGTGCACTGCTCATGTAACAACATTGTTGTAGGTTAAATAAACTACTTGTTCTGAGTACAAATAAGCTGTATCGGCATTCTTCTGGTGTGCCGGTATGGGAATGTCACCACAGATATCTGACACCACATCTCAGACGtattgagaaatacagagagcgTTCCCTGCTGGCTTAATCAGTATCGTGTGAACCTGTTTGGCAAGGCCGTTCATTTATATGGAAAAGTTCTGCACTCTAACTTTAGTTCCTGACAGTTGCTTTCAGAACGAAAAACGCTAAAAGCATGGTGCTATTTTCAACTTTAAATGTTGATAGATTCCTAATTATATTTATTGCATAGTGACTTAGAATTAgtacagttgtgtgtgtgtgtgtgtgtggtgtgttgtgtgtgtgtgtgtgtgtgtgtgtgtgtgtgtgtgtgtgtgtgtgtgtgtgtgtgtgtgtgtgtgtgtgtgtgtgtgtgtggttgtgtgtgtgtgtggtgtgtgtaaatgtgctcAAATTCTTAGACTAgctttaattccataatatcaatgcattgggaacactgcacattcaatgccaaatcaaaaaatgacctaaattgatcaagtttgtgttctacctttacagaatATGAAGGAAAATaccagtatttgcatttttctttacaaactcaaacatttactgtataaactgaaaaatgtcccgagtgtttgctttactttgaataactgcactaatatttagttgcatgacgattatttctgagaactgcttcacatctgtgttgcatggagtcgaccaacttctggcccctgtgaacaggtattccagcccaggacgattgaactgcattccacaattcctctgcatcactgagtttggcctcagaaacagcatttttgatgtcaccccccaagtttttttaatgggattgaggtccggggattggactggccactccataacatctgtcttgttcatctggaaccaagactttacTCGCTAACTGGCTGTGTTTTGGGTcgttgtcttgttgaaagacccatttcaaatgcatttcctcttcagcataatgCAACATGACCccttcaagtattttgatgaattgaaactgatccatggttcctggtatgcgataaataggcccaacagcacagtatgagaaacatccccataacatgatttttgcaccaccgtgctttactgtcttcagtGTACTgcggcttgaattcagtgcatgggggtcgtcAGACAAACTCTCTGCGGCCCCTAGTCCCCAAAAAAttgttttgctctcatcagtccacagaatgttgcaccatttctcctttggccagtcaacgtgtcctttggcaaatttcaacctattcagtacatgtttttCAGCAGTGGTACCTTTGactttcctggagctgatcagtGGTTGAGCCTTTAACATTTTGGTTATTCTTCAATTCCTTCGAATGGTagttgaccttttttttttttcccacgttgttcaggctttggattACATTTCCAAGCATTGGAAATAATTTTGGCTGAGCAGTCTATACTTTTCTGGACTTCTttatgtgtttttctctctcctatcaactttttaatcaaagtgtatttcagtgtgaactGCAcgataaccagcatgcacaacatttgcttccttccttccttaaatatgggtcataattgacacctgtttcttcccAGAATCAACCACCTCACTAATCGAACACAACActactattattttgaacatgcccctttcaactacagattcaattacacagaatgagcagcatgcatgtcatgactgatgggtttgtttgttttctatgactctacaacacttactagtaaattatttgccaaatatataattttaatttagCCACAATGTAGTTAAAGAAAGAGATACATCTGGAAAATATTGGGTTTTCTTTGGTATTAACCGTAAAATGTCATCCTTGtttagaatttttttcttttcttttatggaCTTTTGATGTGGTTAATATGAGTCTAATTCTTTTAGTTATTAGTAGTGGCAAAATTTTGATGATGCTTGTGAGGCAACCAGCTAAGATTAAGACTCTGCAAATGTTACAGTCTAAACAtcacattaataaaaataaaatgcaggaTTATCCTCTAATTTTCCACTGATATTATTATTGCTgctcacacacaatcacaaaaagCATTCAGGTATGATTGCTTTTTCCAAATGTCTCTGGACGTTTTTTCTTCTTAGTGAAACCACTTTAATACACCACATTAACTTGACCATCTCCAGTCTTCCTTGTACTTTTATATTCAAATTTGTATTAGTTGTCTTCATGCTTTTTCCTCCATATGCATTGCATCAACATCTTAAGAGCTTTAGCACGCTCACCACAAGACAAGCTATTGTTTGAGAACATCACAAGTTCCTCATCATAGAAATTTGTAgcatgatggaaaaaaaaaaggctcattCAAGACCATTTTCTTTGCATTCAAACAAATCACAAGTCCCACCATAGCAAAGCCTTAAGCACACCAGCGAGCAACCATGGGTGTGTTACGATTAACACTGGTGAAGGCACCGTTCAGACCTGCTTAGTGCAGTGAAGTCTCTCAGTGCTACAGGGTCGGTGGTACTCGAGGCCAGTTGTCTGCGAGCTCAGGCGGTAATTACAGCCTCTCAGATGTGATTATACAGCAGCCGCGCCCTGTTGACCCCTCCCTCCGCAGCTCCCTCCATCGTTCTCCCGCTCTTTCATGCCACCTCTTTCTCAGTCACTCCTCATACTCCTTGGTCGACGGGAGGGGGTCACACCACAGAGGACCGATTGCAGGTCTCAGTCTTACCCCAATTATTTTAGCAGGATGTTTTTCAGCGATGATCGGGAATTGTGGAGGACCCGGCTTGTTTATAACGGGCTCAGCTTGAGTTGTAGCCATTTTCTCCCTTGCTTGATTAACCCAGCACCTCAGATAAAGCTGGGGGCTGCTCTGCATGTCAACTGCGGGCCTCATGGCAGGCTATATCCCTAAATGTGTGTTTCTTAAAGTCATTCTATGTTGCAAGAAATAGTTTATTAGAAATTCGATTCAAACATTTTTCTATCCAAAGAGGTTTTCAAAGCCTGCGTTTTAGTGACTTGCATAAAAAACATAGATACAGTTGTGTTAAACAATCAGCAGTAATAAGCAGTttaacatcactaacctcataaatcatattttttggtagtaGTGATATttttacatggcaaataatttacaagTAAGtattgtagagtcatagaaaaccaacatgacatgcatgctgctcattctgtgtaattgaatctgtaattgaaaggggcatgttcaaaataatagcagtgttgtgttcgaTTAGTGAGGTGGTTGATTCTgggaagaaacaggtgtcaattatggcccatatttaaggaaggaaggaagcaaatgttgtgcatgctggttatcgTGCagttcacactgaaatactcagcaaaatgggtcggTCCAGACATTGCTgtgaggaacagcggactttgattaaaaagttgattggagaggggaaaacatacaaagaagTGCTGAAAATTATAGACAGCTCattcaaaatgatttcaaatgctttGAAATAGCATCCAAAGCATGAACGAcgtgggaaaaaaacagttgacTAGCATTCAAATGGAtcaaagaatagccaaaatggcaaaggctcaaccagtgatcagctccaggaatttaaagaagacttaaagttacctgtgagtactgttccgatcagaagaaggctatgggaagcaaagctatcagctagaagcctcCGCAAAGTCCCACTGCTGaaacatgtactgaataggttgaaatttgccaaaggacacgttgactggccaaaggagaaatggtgcaacattctgtggactgatgagagcaaaacagttttttgggtctaggggccgcagaGAGTTTTTCTgacgacccccatgcactgaactCAAGCCACaggacactgtgaagacagtaaagcacggtggtgcaaaaatcatgttatggggatgtttctcatactttggtgttgggcctatttatcgcataccaggaatcatggatcagtttcaattcatcaaaatacttgaaggGGTCATGTTGcattatgctgaagaggaaatgcctgtGAAATGGGTcattcaacaagacaatgacccaaaacaaagaaatgatcaaTAGTAAGGTGTTTTGAGTATGGGCAACAGATGTCTCACTGAAAACGTAATGTACATTTGTTTGTCTGTCCTCGTCCCCTCTGTCACATAGATGTGAAGCCCTCCAACATCCTGGTCAACTCTCGCGGGGAGATCAagctgtgtgactttggtgtgaGCGGCCAGCTCATAGATTCCATGGCCAACTCCTTTGTTGGAACGCGCTCCTACATGTCGGTGAGTCAGCTCTGCACGCCTGCGCCCCCACCCCTTTTCCTCTGGCCCTATCCCCACTTtccttctcctcttttctcACATTGCTCTTGTTCACTGGCCCCGCCCTCTGCCTTCCCTACCTCTGGCCCTCCCTCACTCCCCTGCCAAGAACCGAGGGCTGTGCCCAGGAAAGGGCTCTTTGGCAAAGAGCGAGGCAACTGTGCTCGCTCCTTCTCGTTCTTCTTTCCCTTCACTCTTGGACACCTGCTGGGTGCAGTGGCGAAAGCTGCTTGGCTGTCCTGTCCCTTACCCACAAGGCACCAGTTGTGTAGAGACACTTGTCCTTTCATCATTatttcctacacacacacacacacacacacacctgtctttGCCCCTTCTAACTAAAGCAGTCCAAAGCTACTCTTCGCTTCCTGCCAAACCCTCCCATCCTCTGTCCTCTTACCCTCACCACACCCCAGCTCTCTTTGCCATAACGCCCCCCTACCATTACCCTCTCCACCACTTCCTGTACCTTCCCCACCCACCCCTCTGCCCAACCCTCTCTCCTGCCTGGCATCTTGGCTCTACCCGCTCCCTCTGACGTAGATTGTGTGTTTCTCAACAGCCGGAGAGACTGCAGGGCACTCACTACTCCGTTCAGTCTGACGTGTGGAGCATGGGTCTGTCCCTGGTGGAGTTGGCGATTGGCCGCTACCCCATCCCCCCACCAGAAGCCAAAGAGCTGGAGGCCATCTTTGGACGTGCCATTATGGACGGGGCTGAGGGAGAGCCACACACCAACATGCAAAGGCCCAGACCACCGGGCAGACCCGTGAGCGGTAGGAAtcgcaaaaaaacattttcaaacacgTACTTGGCATTTACAGCATTTTTACATTCATGTATTCAGGATAAGGCTTTCAAGTATAAAATAAACTTTGCTTAAGATTCAATTTGTTacggagggagaaaaaaagaaaaatctagtTGGGTCAGTGATATGCAACTTCTCCGCAGGTCATGGGATGGACAGTAGACCAGCGATGGCCATCTTTGAACTTTTGGACTACATTGTGAATGAGGTTTGAGAAAGCACCTATTTGCATAAACACACGTTTCTCTACACGCAATGTATGTTTGCCTTAATAGTTAATAGTTTTTTAACCTTTTGATTCTTGGTTCCTCCTTAGCCACCCCCTAAACTGCCACTTGGGGTGTTTACCAACGACTTTCAGGACTTTGTGACAAAATGGTGAGTGTCTGCAACAGCATCTTTTAGAGTAAGCTGCAAACAAAAGCGCATTGCTCTTATTGGTTTTTACGCAAAAGTGAATCATGAGAAGTAGAATAGATAGAGGGTTTCTACAACTAGTTTTATATAGAAGGTGATTGCAGAAACTAGTTTAGTAAGattgtttgaagaaaaaaaaaaaacctcaacttAATCCTTAATTTACAGTATCAGTTTATAGTCTTACTTGTCAGTAACCTTTTTGGTCATTTGTGTCTGCAGTTTGATCAAAAACCCAGCTGAAAGAGCAGATCTGAAGATGTTGATGGTGGGTACCTGaacttcattttcatttatctGTGTGATAGATCGATTgccagtttatttatttttttgtgttttataatgGTAGcagtaacaaacaaacaaacaatggttttccttttggttttttttccagagtcACACGTTCATCAAAAGATCAGAAGTGGAGGAAGTGGACTTTGCTGGCTGGTTGTGCAAAACCATGGGCCTCAACCAGCCCAGCACTCCCACCCGCGGCACTGAGTGAACAGGCCCCCACTGCCCTGACACACCTTCGGTCTTGCTTGCATACACATCAATATActgcacacatacatgtacacaagCCCTCACACACATTGGCACTTTTTTTCTATCTTGCTCTTGGGGAAAACGGTCTCCCCCCCACATTTATTTCTTAACCAGCAACAAGGCCCGTTGAGTAATTGTACTGAGTCATTATACCCCAGATTCACTGTGCTAGTGTTAAGAGTAGCCACAGCTCACGTTTCCACACTGCAACAGCAGATGTAAAGCACTGAATGGCTGTCAGTGTGTCTACTGAATTTGCATTGATTGACAAACTTCTTTTGTATTGTTGAAAATAaggtattcattttttttttatataaaggcAACAGTTCATGGCTTGTGGGACTTGTATTTTAACAAATTACCTTCTGTAGAGATTTTCATAAAAAGAAATCCGAACATATCACCTACTTGCAAATTCTAAATTGGGTTTTATCGAAGGTAAATACCcttattttgatttaaaatccctttgttaaatgtattcatgttaaaatgacCAGAGACCACGTGCGTGCAGAGTCATTTTCGCTTTTTGGTAAATGAGCATTTACTCTAAAGATCCCTTTGTGAACAATGTCACAAACCAAAGAGGGTACTCGTGATTAAACGTTTTCAATGCctgatcagttttttttttgtatgcacaTTCATGAACAGTATATTGATGTACTTtgaactttttgattttttcagTCAGTGGTCTACACTTTGCGTTGAAATTGCTTCCTCAACACACATTTCAACGTGCATCCAACACTGTGGCTGTCACATGGGAGGAGTCATATGCTGTGGATGCCTGATATATGCTAGAATGTCATGAATTGACATTGAGAAAACAATGATCGAAATGTATTCATGGGATGAAATAGCATGGTTTATCTttataatactgtatgtgtattttatttcccAAGATCATGATTGGGATGATTATCGATTTTTATCAAAAGCCTGAATCTCTGCAATGTCAATATGAAATTTCAAtcatgttgacttttttttttccccctctttgttgttgttctgtacTTTCCCCTGAAGTGTTTTTGGTTATGTTTTCGCTGTACTGCTATGTGTGGCGCTCCAAGCTTTCTATTGGGACACAACCAGCCTAGAGGCGTGATTTTTGGAGGGTTATAATTCATTGGACAACTCTTACCACGTGATTTAACCCAATTAATTATGGTGAAAGTACAACCCAACATTGAGTGGCACTTCAGATGTTTCAAGTACTACAAAGGGTTTGACTGAACATTTTAACCCAGGTCAGTGTTGCTCACGTGGTGGTGGTGTTACTTGTTAGCCTACCGTCTTGCAAGAGCTGTTGTATTCTCTGCTTATGGCTGCCCTTTATTCCCAGAAAAAGTGCATTCGTTCAGAGCAAAATGGATGCATTGTCACTTGTATGTGTACAAAGCTATATACAAAAATTACAGGAGTACTATTTTGGAGTCTTAATATACAAATTTTTGATTTATGTAAATGACAAGGGAGAAGagtcattttattataatataaaaatgtgttggaTATGGTTATAATgtataaaaagattaaaataaaacttatttgtgaatgtactgtaagtTATTTAATTCATGACAGCCATTTATTCATATATGGCTAACTGCCTTACTAGAAATTTTACCACATTATTAAGATAGAAAATAGATAGAAATGCTTTTGTCATTGTACTAAATACAACGAAATATTTGAAATGTATCCCTTTTCAACAAAACAACCATAGAGACAACAATGAAGAAACATAGATGTATTACAGTGACACAATTACAGACCCCATTTTGGAGTAGACCTCACAAgggaacatttaaaaatgttttacttcATGATTATGAATTGATATAGTTATTGTCAGGGCCTTAGCTACCATCGACAACACTGAGGTCGTCCTTGGCATTTTTGAGTCATTTATATTAGGTTCCTTCTTATGGGCAACTGCAATAAAATATTTTCCCACCACAACTTTTTTCTCCAGTGCAAAGATCAAATTTATGTTTTGGGATGGAGGACATGGGCCTCGTaaagtgtatatttttgttttttttctgaacattTTAATATTCAGCATAGACTCACAACCTAGACAACTTTTTTCCCAACTACCCTCTAATACAGTAGTTCTTAACCTTTTTGGTCTGAGGTAGCCTACCCCCCACAACCCTGTCAAATGACCTCACATACCCCTTCATCACTTCCAAAGTATACTCCAAATGTATAACACTAATTATATAAGAGTACATACTGTTATTTGTTTCATACAACTGACAACTCATAGTTGACAAAATTGGTAAAATATGAGTTGGTTTGGTCTAACTAGTTTTCACACACTTACATAACTGTAACATGTTCAGGTAGTTCGTTAAGCTACTCCACAATCTTAAAGGAACTGCAGAAAAGTACTCCTTGGAATACAAGTAGGGCCTACCTCTGGCTGGGCATTACtgctcttttttaatttttttttttaattatttattaacattacaaacattcagacaacgcagataaaaaaaaagatcttatgGAACAGGGAATGCAGCTTATATAGATCAATAAACGATTGTAATAAAAATAGTACAAGATAAATAAGAGCATGAGGTAGACaatggtaaagtaaaaaaagggcATCACTGCTCTTATTCAGACGAGTTTCCGATTAAATACGTCATCAACATAGGTACAACCTTCTTCAACTGTCTATGGGTGCAACGTGCAGGTATAGCCTAGCATCAATACGCCTTGCTAATTGCaccagttaacgttagctaacatttagCTAGTAAACTTACTACACGCAATTTGAGAAATGGATAACGActattttttaactttcaattaaattatatatttaaaaataagtaCATTAGCGCCATCTCAGTTCAGCATTAAACGGCTATATATATGGGTAAGTTACAGTTAGCTGACGTTAGCTTATTATTTTTCACATGTAACGTTAACAGCTACCAACTTTACTAGCTAACTACTTTACTAACTTTACTTTGTTAATTAAACGGCAGTGGATCCGGGGGATTATTGTTAACTGCGTCCTTTTTTTTGCTAGCTTTAAAACATCATTCAGACAGTAATGATAAACACAAATATGAGGTGGGGTGTCTGGACTTGACGAGGACCAGTTTTTATTGGACTGAAAGACGAAATTGCCATCAAAATGTCTGACTTCATCTCAGACTGCCAAGGGCTCTACTAATTTTGACAGTTGGTAATTAGGCCAAAACGGAATAGAAGGCAACTTGTGTAAATATTATGTTTCTATGTAAAAGTGCCTATCCTGCTGTTTTCATTTCACTTAGGCAGCAGCTTATCCACCTGCATCCTCTTCACTTTACATAGCAAATTATATAGCAAGTCATGGCACCAAACATCCAAATACTGCAattcatgtgtgtttttgaagtttAAAAGCGTTGACTCCTCTGTGCTTAAGCAGAGACGGTGCTTAACAGTGCCCTCTATGCCGAGGGTGTGTCACTACTCTCCCTGCCCAACAGTCCCTTGACTCCCCTGCATGGTAATCTGTGCAGTGTCAAGCCCTTCTCTACTGTGTAAAACAGGATTTCCCCAAAGGTTTATAGCCAGTATTTGCAAAAAAGAACGTTTTCTATAGCATGTGCATGGAACATATGACTTTAAAGTGCTTTCAGAGGTGTGTTTGTATGGTTTATGGTGCAACAGAATTATTGAATACATCTTGTGCTCCATCCCACTCTATGGCACAATGGCTGGCTTGCACTCGCTGAGGGGGCGTGCGGGTGGGCGGTTGGAAGTGGCGCAACATCAAGTGCAATAGCTGTAAATTTACACACAAGGGAACTTGCCATATTCCACAATGGATAAAGCATTTTTTGACTTAGTAAGGTCTTCTCTGATGCCTCACCTGTTGGAGCTTGGCAGGTATTATGTACAGAGACCAGGCCAAGCCAAAATGTATCAAGGGGGTTGCTGGCAGCCCCTTCAGTATGTGTTGGAATGTGCCATGGCTTGCTTTTGGGGTGGGACACCATGACCTCAGGCAATAGGATGGGTGGGTGTGATTCAACTCACATAGAACAGAGTAAGGAGCAATGAGAGGTGAGGCCGGTGAGAATTGGCAAGAGTTACAACTCATTTACTCTTAAACCAAGTGTCCATAGATGAGACATTGGCTGACATTCATTGTGAAACCACAGAGTGGGAAGGCATGGGTTAATGATTTGTGTCATCTCGGATTGAGTTTATGGCTTTGACAACTGTCTACTTTTGAGCGCAAATTTATTTCCACTTAAATTTGGTTCACAGAGGGAGGAGGGACAAGAGACGAAGGGGGAATGCTGTTTCtttaagagagagggagggagtgagagtgagtgagtgagtgagtgagagagagagagaagagagagagagaaagggagggaccTCTTTGCCCTCCAGAAACCAGGAAGGGAATTGAGTTGATCTGCTGCTGCTTGGTTAGCGCATACGGGGCTTTAAGCTGCACAACagtgagagggagaggaggagaggagagggctGAGCTAACCCACAACAAGCTTCACCACGGCCATCGCAGGTGAGCTAAAGGCACCCTGCCATCCCCCCCGCTGTCTGCCCTGGGCCTGAAGTCCAGAGGGGAGCagggcagaggaggagagggaggaatgagGGAGGGGGACAGAAAGGAGAgcagggtggagggggggggggggttggccgGAGAGGAGAGGTGGGTCGCAGCAGTAGTCCCTAGTCAaggttcctctttttttttttttttaatcctccttaAGTACTTCCTCTGTCCTGCTCTTACCTCTGGGGAATGTTGAGATAAAGTTTATAGGATGTGTTCAAGGCATTAACTTTTCAGGCAGGTGGAAGCACTTAAAGAAGAaggaggtgggggggaggggggctatTGAGAGAGGGTGGGGGGTACTGAACAGAAAATAATTGCACAAGGTATAAGCAATGGCAACAACTTTTTGGGACAGTGGCGATTGAAATGCTCCGTGCGGGGCAagttgtgtgctgtgtgcgcAGGGCATGTTGTGATGGCATCACACTGTTTGAAATAGGAATAAGTCATAATTTAGGTCAGGAGTTTTACGTGTGTCGGAAATGTCACTAGAGTGTGAGCCAATGAAAGAATCCACCTCTGATGTTTGGTTACTGCTCTTGACAGTTGTGGCTgaattttctttcctttttttcatacGAAGCTCGGCCCTGTTTGATGGCTGGTCTGTACTTTAATACCTGGCAGCCTGCTAGCAACATACTGTAGTGTATAATTCAGCCCTGAGTGCTTACGTTAGAGCAGACTTGGAGATGGTGGGGGTGGTGAGGGCAGAGAGAGCTGGTACTCGTAGTCCACAGCAGGGGCTGTAAAGCAGGTCAAATGGGGATTCAGAACTCTATATCCCAGAGTGCCTTGCCCTTGGCAATCCAGGAAAGGGAACAGCCGCCAGCCTATCCTGACAAGGAGGTGTGGTGAGTGAGAAGTTGTCACACCAATGAGAGCAGGGGATGCAGAGCCGAGTTGTGGGCTGAAAACAGAAAGAggttgggttggtgtgtgtgcgtgcgtgcgtgtgtgtgcgtgtgtgtgtgtgtgtgtctctgtctgtctgtctgtttgtgtgggaTCAGGCAAGGGCTTGCCTGTATGACTAGGGCCACTCGCAAGTTTCCTGTCTGGTAAAGCTCTATAGCCCTGCCCAGAGACGGAGGCAGCAGAGCTGGCCGGCAGGCAAGGGAGACAGATAGGGCCCTGGAAACATTTTCTGCATTTGGTAAGCActccaaagacacacacacacacacacacacacacacacacacacacactgtctttaGACTGTGactgagaggagaagagaggcgAGCAGAGGAAATAAATACCATAGTGTGAAGGAGAGTGAGAAAGATGGGGCTTGATAGAGTTCAGAGTTCTTGACCCACTTGCAGATAAAGGAGGGAATTGCAAATAGGTCAGTGCTGAGTGTAAGGTGCTGCACAGAACACAGCTCGTAGAAATAGTTTGTCCTAAAGTTTCCATCCACATCAGGCTAACTTTTAAACTATGGACACGCATTGTGCATCTGTATTGTTTCCATCTTATTAAGGCAAatcattattttaatgttttggtcAACTGCTGTGATTAAATGGCATTGCTGCTATTATTAGTAGAGTTGCGCATCCTGTACTGCTGCTTCTTTAGGGGTGTTAAGGTAATATCACTACAACTACTGCATCAAATGTTTGCCAGGCTGTTGCACAGTGACCCTTTTCATAACTGACAGAGTACAGGTGTGATAGTTTACTTGAGAAACCTCAGACATCTGTTCTTGTTGAAGGGGAGAGTGTGTGACACATGTTGTAACAACTGGACTTTACTGGTCGGATAAACTGCTTCAGCTAAATCCatgtaatattaaaataaaacttcaCCTCTGGTAACTTTGGCAACTGTGC contains these protein-coding regions:
- the map2k2a gene encoding dual specificity mitogen-activated protein kinase kinase 2a, with product MAPKRRPVPLNITPIGEGQATSNTIDAASEANLEALQKKLGELDLDEQQRKRLEAFLTQKAQVGELKDEDFDPICELGAGNGGVVNKVRHKPSGLVMARKLIHLEIKPAIRNQIIRELQVLHECNSPYIVGFYGAFYSDGEISICMEHMDGGSLDQVLKEARRIPEEILGKVSIAVLRGLAYLREKHQIMHRDVKPSNILVNSRGEIKLCDFGVSGQLIDSMANSFVGTRSYMSPERLQGTHYSVQSDVWSMGLSLVELAIGRYPIPPPEAKELEAIFGRAIMDGAEGEPHTNMQRPRPPGRPVSGHGMDSRPAMAIFELLDYIVNEPPPKLPLGVFTNDFQDFVTKCLIKNPAERADLKMLMSHTFIKRSEVEEVDFAGWLCKTMGLNQPSTPTRGTE